The sequence ATTCCGGCGCTGCCCGGGGCGGGGTCGCTGGTGGAGGCCGTCGCGGAGTCGTCGGCCCCCGGGGGCCGGTTCGGTGTCGGGCCTGTCCCGGTGCTGGTCATGGTCGGCTCGCCCCGGTACAGCCCGCCAACATGTCGGCCAGCGCCGTCTTCTCGTCGGTGTGTACCGACAACTGCCAATGATGTTTCACCGTGACCCAGCTTTCGGCGTAGCGGCACCAGTACGACCGGTTCGCCGGTCGCCACTGGGATGGATCCTGATCACCCTTCGACCGGTTGGCGGTGCGGGAAACCGCGAAGAGGTGCGGCAGCCGGGTGTCGTTGGCGAAATCACCCCGCTTCGTGTCGGTCCACCCGTCGGCACCGGATCGCCAGGCGTTCGCCAGCGGCACCATGTGGTCAACATCGACCTCGGAGGGGTCGGTCAGGACCAGGCCGTCGTAGACGCTCTCCCAGCGCCCGCCGACCACGTTACAGCCGGAGAGCTTGATGCTCTCCCCGTCGCGCGCGAGCACGGTGTCCCGGACGTCGCAGTTCTTGCCGGTGCCCCGCCAGTGGGGGAAGCGGTCGCGGCTGTAGCCCTTCATCGAGCCGGCGCTGGCCACCGTCAGCTCGGCCAGCTTCTCCATGGCGTTCCCACCGGCGCTGGTGGGCGTCGGGTCCGGTGTGGTGGCCGGGACGCAGCCGGCCAGGCCGAGCGCCAGCGCTGTCGCGAGCAGCGGTGCGGATCTGGTACGCAGAGACACCTCTTTAGCTTGGCGGTTTCGGGCGGCCCCGCACAGTATCTGGGAGGGCGGTTTTGGCGTTTCGTAGCCGCTTCGAGATCGAGTCGGGGCACTCTTGGGCAATGACGCCACCCTCCCTTCGGCTGGGCACCCCCGCGGGGGCCGGCACGCTGCTCGCCGCGGTGCTCGCCTCCGGCATGGTCTTCCTCGACGGCACCGTGGTCAACGTGGCGCTTCCCCGCCTCGGCGACGAACTCGACGCCACCGTGTCCGACCTACAGTGGACGGTCAACGGCTATCTGCTGATGCTCGCCGCGTTCGTGCTGCTCGGTGGCGCGCTCGGGGACCGCTTCGGCCGGCGGCGCGTCTTCCTCCTCGGGGTGGTGTGGTTCACCGTGGCGTCGGTGCTGTGCGGGCTGGCCCAGGACACCGGGCAGCTCATCGCGGCCCGGCTTCTGCAGGGTGCTGGAGCGGCCCTGCTCACCCCCGGGTCCCTGTCGGTCCTGCAGGCCAGCTTCCACCCGGACGACCGGGGACGGGCGATCGGTGCCTGGGCTGGCTTCTCCGGCGTCTCCACCGCACTCGGCCCCTTCGTCGGCGGCTGGCTGATCGACGAGTTCTCCTGGCGGTGGATCTTCTTTCTCAACGTGCCGTTGGCGGCGCTGGTGGTGCTGGCCGCCCTGAGGTGGGTGCCGGAGAGCCGGGACGAGAGCGTCTCGCGTACCAGGACCGAGGGGGCGGGCCGGCGCCGGTTCGACGTGCTCGGCACGGTGCTGGGCGCGGTCGCCCTGGCCGGGATCACGTTTGCGTTGATCGACGCGCCGGCGCGGGGCGCGACGTCTCGAGTGGTGCTGCTCGCGGCCGCGGCCGGGGTGCTCGGTTCGGTGGCCTTCGTACTGGTCGAGCGACACCGGGGGGAGACCGCGATGCTGCCGACCGGGCTGTTCACCAGCCGACTCTTCTCCGTGCTCAACGTCTTCACCGTGGTGATCTACGCGGCGCTCAGTGGGTTCACCTTCTTCGTCGCCGTCTTTCTCCAGAACGTGGCCGGCTGGTCGGCGCTGGGTACCGGTGTCGCGCTGCTGCCGGTGACCGTGCTGCTGCTGGTCGGCTCGCCGGTCGCCGGTGACCTGGCGACCCGGATCGGGCCGCGGTTGCCGTTGACCGTGGGGCCGGTGGTGTCCGCCATCGGGCTGCTCCTGCTCCGCGAGGTCGGGGCGGAGGCGTCGTACTGGCGCGACGTACTGCCCGGGGTGTTTCTCTTCGGGCTCGGGCTGGCCATGGTGGTGGCGCCGTTGACGGCCTCGGTGCTGGCCGCCGTCGAGGACCGCTTCGCCGGAGTCGCGAGTGGCTTCAACAATGCCGCCTCGCGCGCCGGGGGGCTACTCGCCGTGGCCGCTCTGCCGCTGCTGGTTGGCCTCTCCGGCACCGAATACGAACGGCCGGACGAGTTGACCGCCGCCTACCGGGGAGCGTTGGCCTGGTGCGCCGCGCTGCTGCTGATGGGGGCGGTGCTGGCTGTGGTCTTCGTGCGCCGTCCGCGCCGGGCACCGCCGCCGTCGCAGCCCTGCCAGTCCCTGCCGGCCGCCACCGGGCCGGAAAAGGGTGCGGAGACCACCTCCTGACGCCTCCGGGGCGGTCGGTGTCCGGGTTGACCTCGGGTAGAGGTCAACCCGGACCGGCCCCGGTGCCTCAGTGGGCGCGGTTGACGGCGCTGGTCACCGCCCTGATGGTGGCGGTGACGATGTTGGCGTCCACACCGACGCCCCACACCGTACGGCCATCTACCTTGGACTCCACGTACGCGGCGGCCTGGGCGTCACCGCCGGAGGAGAGGGCATGTTCGTGGTAGTCGAGTACGCGTACGTTGATGCCGAGGGACTGCAGGGCGTTGACGTACGCGTCCACCGGGCCGTTGCCGATGGCGGTGACGGCGTGTTGTCCGCCGCCGTGCCCGACGAGCGCCTCGAACTCGACCTTGCCGTCCACCGTGCCGATCGTGTAGTCGGTCAGTGTGACCGCGGGGTTCGCCTGGTGGTCCAGGAGGTACTGCCCGGCGAAGATCTCCCACATGGTCTGCGGGTCAACCTCACCGCCGTTGTCGTCGGTGACCTGCTGGACCACGCCGGAGAACTCGATCTGGAGCCGGCGGGGCAGGTCGAGCTGGTGCTCGGTCTTCATGATGTACGCGACGCCGCCCTTGCCGGACTGCGAGTTGACGCGGATGACGGCTTCGTAGGTGCGACCCAGGTCCTTCGGGTCGATCGGCAGGTAGGGCACCGCCCACGGGTGCTGCTCGACCGGGACGCCGGCGGTCTCGGCGGAGGCCGCGAGGGCGTCGAATCCCTTGTTGATCGCGTCCTGGTGGGAGCCGGAGAAGGCGGTGTAGACCAGGTCGCCGGCGTACGGGTGGCGCTCGTGTACGGGTAGTTGGTTGCAGTACTCGACAGCACGTTTGACCTCGTCGATGTTCGAAAAGTCGATCATCGGATCGATGCCCTGGGAGAAGAGGTTCAGGCCCAGGGTGACCAGGTCCACGTTGCCGGTGCGCTCGCCGTTACCGAAGAGGCAACCCTCGATCCGGTCTGCTCCGGCGAGCAGACCCAGCTCGGCGGCGGCCACTCCGGTGCCCCGGTCGTTGTGCGGGTGCAGGCTGAGCACCAGACTGTCCCGCCGAGGCAGGTGTCGGTGCATCCACTCGATCGAGTCGGCGTAGACGTTCGGCATCGCCATCTCGACGGTGGCCGGCAGGTTGACGATCAGCCGGTGGTCGGGTGTCGGGTCGAGGACCTCAATCACCTTCGTGCAGACCTCCACGGCGTAGTCCAGCTCGGTGCCGGTGTACGACTCGGGTGAGTACTCGTAGTGGATGTCGGTGTCCGGGGTGTGGATCTCCGCGTACTTCTGGCAGAGCCGGGCACCGGTGGTCGCGATGTCGGTGATGCCGTCCCGGTCCAGCCCGAAGACGACCTGGCGTTGCAGGGTCGAGGTCGAGTTGTAGAAGTGCACGATCGCCCGCTTCGCGCCCCGCAGCGCCGCGAAGGTGCGGTCGATCAGGTGCTCCCGGCACTGCGTCAGCACCTGGATGGTGACATCGTCGGGGATCAGGTCCTGCTCGATGAGCTGCCGGACGAAGTCGTAGTCGGACTGGCTCGCCGAGGGGAAGCCAACCTCGATCTCCTTGTAGCCCAGCTGCACCAGGAGCTGGAACATCCGCCGCTTGCGTTCGGGCGACATCGGGTCGATCAGGGCCTGGTTGCCATCTCGCAGGTCGACCGCGCACCAGCGCGGCGCGGCCTCGACGTGCCGGGTGGGCCAGCTGCGGTCCGGCAGGTCGGTGTGGAACTGCCGCTGGTAGGGCTGGTAGCGGTGGTACGGCATGCGGCTGGGGCGTTGCCGGGCAATGGGGTTGGTCTCAGCGTCGGGGGTGACAGCAGGGTGAGCCATGCGGAGTGCCTCCGTGGTCATGTGACGTCAGCAGTCGAGGTCGGCGAGGCGCCGAAGAACGGGTCGGAGCGGGCGGCGCGGTTCGACCCCGCGACGAGGTGCCGGCCGTCAGGCCCCGCCGCGGCGACCAAGGAGAAGCAACGCCTGCCACATGACAGGGTCACCCTACGTGGCGTGGACTGGATCCGGGAAGGATCGCCCGTACTGTGAGATGGGGGTCGCAGCGGGGCTGACCAGCAGCAGGTCAGCGACGGGCCGGCGCCGCCGAAGGCCGGTCTCTGCCTCGATCAGGTCGGCGGGGAGATTGAGGGGGTCGCCGAGTCGACCGATCGCGACCACCGTGGCGGGCCGGAGGTCGGCGGGGAGTTCGAGCTCGGTGGCGAGGCCGGTGCGGTCCAGTTCGTGTAGCTGACGGGTGTGCAGCCCGAGCGCGGTCGCCTGTGTGGTCAGCTGTGCCACGGCGTGCCCCAGGTCGTAGGCGGTCTCCTCGGCCGGTTCGGTGGCGGGTGCGAGGTGTGCGGCGAGTAGCAGCAGTGAGGCGCGGCCCGCCCACCGCTGGTCCCGCTCCGGGAGGTTGACCATGATCCGTTTCCACGTCTCGTCGTCGCGGTGGCCGAGGGCGAAGCGCCACGGTTGCCGGTTCGCCGCTGAGGGCGCCCACCGGGCCGCCTCCAGGAGGAGGTCGACCTCGGTCGGGCCGAGGTCGGCGTCGGGGTCGAAGGACCGGGGGCTCCACCGGAAGGCGATCAGCGGGGTGAGGTCGGTCATGGAAAGACCATCCTATATGAGGCTTTTGTTCCCTTGGTTGGGGCGGATGAATGTGGGAAAAGGCACCCGTAACGGTCCGTCGTCCGGAGCGTTGCGGCGCTCGGGGCCGGATGCTGGGATCGCCCGACCCGTTCGGGTGGTCCGCCGGCTACCCTGAGGGCGTCTTGACATGACGCCGCCGGCTCCGTCGGCGGCGTCGGCACGCTCAGGGTTACTGGGAGGGAGTGCGCCGTCGTGGCACTCGTGGTGCAGAAGTACGGCGGATCCTCCGTCGACAACGCCGAGCGGATCAAGCGGGTGGCTGAGCGGATCGTCGCCGCCCGCAAGGCCGGCGACGACGTGGTGGTGGTGGTCTCCGCCATGGGCGACACCACCGACGAGCTGACCGACCTGGCCAACCAGGTCAGTCCGCTGCCGCCCGGTCGCGAGCTGGACATGCTGCTCACCGCCGGGGAGCGCATCTCGATGGCGCTCCTCGCGATGGCGATCCACAACCTGGGGTACGAGGCGCGATCGTTCACCGGCTCGCAGGCCGGGGTCATCACCACCTCGGTGCACGGCCGGGCGCGGATCATCGATGTCACGCCGGGGCGGCTCAAGGGCGCCCTCGACGAGGGTGCGGTGGTCATCGTCGCCGGCTTCCAGGGCGTGTCGCAGGACACCAAGGACGTCACCACCCTGGGGCGCGGTGGGTCGGACACCACCGCCGTGGCCCTCGCCGCCGCGCTCAACGCCGACGTCTGCGAGATCTACAGCGACGTGGACGGCGTCTTCAGCGCCGATCCGCGGATCGTGCCGGACGCCCGGCACATCCGACAGATCACCTACGAGGAGATGCTGGAGCTGGCCGCCTGCGGCGCCAAGATTCTGCACCTGCGCAGCGTGGAGTACGCCCGCCGGGCGGGGTTGCCGGTCCACGTCCGTTCGTCATACTCGACCAACACCGGCACGATGGTCACCGGATCGATGGAGGACCTTCCCGTGGAACAGGCGCTGATCACCGGGGTCGCCCACGACCGCAGCGAAGCCAAGATCACGATCGTCGGTGTGCCCGACGAGCCGGGTGCGGCCGCGTGGATCTTCGACACCGTCGCCGGTGCGGAGATCAACATAGACATGATCGTGCAGAACGTCTCCACCGAGGGCACCGGCCGGACGGACATCTCGTTCACCCTGCCCAAGACCGACGGCCCCACCGCCATGGCCGCGCTCAGCAAGATCCAGGACAGCGTCAAGTTCAAGGGGCTGCTCTACGACGACCACGTCGGCAAGGTCTCGCTGATCGGCGCCGGGATGCGCTCCCACCCGGGCGTCGCAGCGGGCTTCTTCGCCGCCCTCGGCCAGGCCGGCGTGAACATCGAGATGATCTCCACGTCGGAGATCCGGGTCTCGGTGGTGTGCCGCGACACCGACCTGGACGACGCCGTGCGCGCCATCCACGACGCGTTTGAGCTCGGTGGTGACACCGAGGCGGTCGTCTACGCGGGGACGGGGCGGTAGCCCGTGGCGTCGCAGCCGACCCTGGCTGTGGTCGGGGCGACGGGCGCGGTCGGCACCGTCCTGTGTGAGCTGCTCACCGGTCGGCGGAACGTCTGGGGCGAGATCCGGCTGGTCGCCTCCGCGCGGTCGGTCGGGCAGACGGTGCGCTGCCGGGGCGAGGAGCTGACCGTCCAGGCGCTCACCCCGGAGGTCTTCGACGGCGTCGACGTGGCGATGTTCGACGCTCCGGACGCGGTCTCCGCCCAGTGGGTGCCGACCGCGGTCGACCAGGGTGCCATCGTCGTGGACAACACCGCGGTGTTCCGTGCCGAACGCGACGTTCCGCTGGTCGTCCCGGAGATCAACCCGGAGCAGGTCCGGAACCGACCGAGGGGCATCGTCGCCAACGCGACCTGCACGACCCTCGCCATGATCGTTGCGGTGGCACCACTGCATCGCGAGTACGGCCTACGGGAGCTGGTGCTCTCGTCCTACCAGGCGGTCTCCGACGTCGGGCAGGCCGGCGTGGACACCCTGCACCGTCAACTCGTCAAGGTGGTCGGAGATCGCGGGCTCGGCTCCCGCCCAGGAGACGTCCGGCAGGCGGTCGGTGACGACCTTGGCCCCTTTCCCGCCCCCCTCGCGCTGAACGTGGTGCCCTGGGCCGGAGTGCCCAGCGACGGCGGCTGGTCCTCCGAAGAGGTGACCTTGCGTAACGACTCACGCAAGATCCTCGATCTGCCCGACCTGAAGGTCACCGCCACCTGCGTCCGGGTACCCGTGGTTACCGGGCACTCGGTGGCGGTGCACGCCGTTTTCGGCACCGAGGTAGACGCCGAGGGGGCCCGTGAGGTGCTGCGCAACGCGCCCGGCGTAATCCTGGTCGACGAACCGGCGGCAGGCGAGTTCCCGATGCCGATTGACGCCGTCGGCACCGACCCGTCCTGGGTCGGCCGCCTCCGCCGGGCCCTGGACGACCCCCGTGCGCTCGACTTCTTCGTGACCGGGGACAACCTCCGCAAGGGTGCCGCCCTGAACGCGGCGCAGATCGCTGAACTCCTGGCCAGCGAACTGACCCAGCGTTGACGGTTCAGGCGGCGGCCAGGCGTACGCCGTCGCGGCCCTCCCGTTTTACCCGGTAGAGCGCCTGGTCGGCGCGGTGGAGGGCGTGGTCGGCGGGCTCGTCCGGGTGGGGGAGGGCGACGCCCACGCTGATGGTGCGACCGATCCGGCGCGCCGCCGCAGTGAGGCGTTCCGCGACCCGGACCGCCTCGTCGGGGCGGTTCACCTCGATCACCGCCACGAATTCGTCGCCACCGGTCCGGTACAGCTCGTCGCCCTGGCGCAGCGCGCCCTCCAACGCCCGCGCCAACCTCACCAGCAGCCGGTCACCGGCCTGGTGACCGTACGTGTCGTTGACGGTCTTGAAGCCGTCCACGTCGATCGCGAGCAGAGCCGTACGTCCGGGGGCGGCCGCCGCGATCCGCTCCCCGAACGGCCCGGTGTGTCGCAACCCGGTCAACGGGTCGGAGCTGGCCCGCTCGCGGAGCCGAGCCACGGTCTCGAGCCGGTCCAGGGCACTGCCGGCCTGGCCGGCGAGTAACTCCAGCAGGTTGACGGTGGTCGGGTCGGGACGGAGTCGCCGCGCGTCGGCGACGAGCAGCAACCCGGCGTCGCCGCCCGAGTTGACCGGCACCGCCACCAGCGTGCGCACCCCGGCCCGGGCCAGCGGAGCGTGGTCGTCGGTCGCCGACTGTTCGGTCTCACCGAGGGTGTACCCGGCGCCGTAGCGGTGAGCCAGGTCGACCATCCGCGCCAGCGCCTCCGGGCCGGCCGCGGAGAGCGTGGCCCGGACCCGGGCCTCCAATTCGTCGGGGACGGTGGTCGGCGCGCACAGTTGAGGCCCGTGATGCCCGGGGAGCACCAGAACAGCGGTGGAGAGCGTCGACACGTCCCGCGCGGCCGTGCTGGCCGCGTGTCGCAACTCCTGCTCGGTGCCGGCGGCGGCCAGCGCGGCCGCGTGCCGCAACAGCTTCTCGCTCCGGGTTTCCGCCGGCGGACCGCCGAGTGCGACGATCCGCGCGCCGAGCCGTTCCGCGAGGCGTTCGGCAGTGTCCCGCCACGCCATCAGGTCCGCCGGTTGGCTCCAGAGCAGGTCGAGGACGCCGACAGGTCGGCCAGTCGAGCCTGGCACCGGTACGCAAACCTCACTGGTGGCGTCGGGACGGACCGGAAGGCGATTCGGGTCCGCACCGAGATCGGTGATGACCGCGGCATGACCGGTGGTGTGTACCCGACCGACGACGCCGGTAGCCGGCGGGACGGTCGAGAAGACCTGCCACGAGCCGGTGGCCGCGATGCAACGGA comes from Salinispora tropica CNB-440 and encodes:
- a CDS encoding HNH endonuclease family protein, producing the protein MRTRSAPLLATALALGLAGCVPATTPDPTPTSAGGNAMEKLAELTVASAGSMKGYSRDRFPHWRGTGKNCDVRDTVLARDGESIKLSGCNVVGGRWESVYDGLVLTDPSEVDVDHMVPLANAWRSGADGWTDTKRGDFANDTRLPHLFAVSRTANRSKGDQDPSQWRPANRSYWCRYAESWVTVKHHWQLSVHTDEKTALADMLAGCTGASRP
- a CDS encoding MFS transporter, with the translated sequence MTPPSLRLGTPAGAGTLLAAVLASGMVFLDGTVVNVALPRLGDELDATVSDLQWTVNGYLLMLAAFVLLGGALGDRFGRRRVFLLGVVWFTVASVLCGLAQDTGQLIAARLLQGAGAALLTPGSLSVLQASFHPDDRGRAIGAWAGFSGVSTALGPFVGGWLIDEFSWRWIFFLNVPLAALVVLAALRWVPESRDESVSRTRTEGAGRRRFDVLGTVLGAVALAGITFALIDAPARGATSRVVLLAAAAGVLGSVAFVLVERHRGETAMLPTGLFTSRLFSVLNVFTVVIYAALSGFTFFVAVFLQNVAGWSALGTGVALLPVTVLLLVGSPVAGDLATRIGPRLPLTVGPVVSAIGLLLLREVGAEASYWRDVLPGVFLFGLGLAMVVAPLTASVLAAVEDRFAGVASGFNNAASRAGGLLAVAALPLLVGLSGTEYERPDELTAAYRGALAWCAALLLMGAVLAVVFVRRPRRAPPPSQPCQSLPAATGPEKGAETTS
- the leuA gene encoding 2-isopropylmalate synthase, with the translated sequence MTTEALRMAHPAVTPDAETNPIARQRPSRMPYHRYQPYQRQFHTDLPDRSWPTRHVEAAPRWCAVDLRDGNQALIDPMSPERKRRMFQLLVQLGYKEIEVGFPSASQSDYDFVRQLIEQDLIPDDVTIQVLTQCREHLIDRTFAALRGAKRAIVHFYNSTSTLQRQVVFGLDRDGITDIATTGARLCQKYAEIHTPDTDIHYEYSPESYTGTELDYAVEVCTKVIEVLDPTPDHRLIVNLPATVEMAMPNVYADSIEWMHRHLPRRDSLVLSLHPHNDRGTGVAAAELGLLAGADRIEGCLFGNGERTGNVDLVTLGLNLFSQGIDPMIDFSNIDEVKRAVEYCNQLPVHERHPYAGDLVYTAFSGSHQDAINKGFDALAASAETAGVPVEQHPWAVPYLPIDPKDLGRTYEAVIRVNSQSGKGGVAYIMKTEHQLDLPRRLQIEFSGVVQQVTDDNGGEVDPQTMWEIFAGQYLLDHQANPAVTLTDYTIGTVDGKVEFEALVGHGGGQHAVTAIGNGPVDAYVNALQSLGINVRVLDYHEHALSSGGDAQAAAYVESKVDGRTVWGVGVDANIVTATIRAVTSAVNRAH
- a CDS encoding nitroreductase family protein, producing MTDLTPLIAFRWSPRSFDPDADLGPTEVDLLLEAARWAPSAANRQPWRFALGHRDDETWKRIMVNLPERDQRWAGRASLLLLAAHLAPATEPAEETAYDLGHAVAQLTTQATALGLHTRQLHELDRTGLATELELPADLRPATVVAIGRLGDPLNLPADLIEAETGLRRRRPVADLLLVSPAATPISQYGRSFPDPVHAT
- a CDS encoding aspartate kinase — protein: MALVVQKYGGSSVDNAERIKRVAERIVAARKAGDDVVVVVSAMGDTTDELTDLANQVSPLPPGRELDMLLTAGERISMALLAMAIHNLGYEARSFTGSQAGVITTSVHGRARIIDVTPGRLKGALDEGAVVIVAGFQGVSQDTKDVTTLGRGGSDTTAVALAAALNADVCEIYSDVDGVFSADPRIVPDARHIRQITYEEMLELAACGAKILHLRSVEYARRAGLPVHVRSSYSTNTGTMVTGSMEDLPVEQALITGVAHDRSEAKITIVGVPDEPGAAAWIFDTVAGAEINIDMIVQNVSTEGTGRTDISFTLPKTDGPTAMAALSKIQDSVKFKGLLYDDHVGKVSLIGAGMRSHPGVAAGFFAALGQAGVNIEMISTSEIRVSVVCRDTDLDDAVRAIHDAFELGGDTEAVVYAGTGR
- a CDS encoding aspartate-semialdehyde dehydrogenase, producing the protein MASQPTLAVVGATGAVGTVLCELLTGRRNVWGEIRLVASARSVGQTVRCRGEELTVQALTPEVFDGVDVAMFDAPDAVSAQWVPTAVDQGAIVVDNTAVFRAERDVPLVVPEINPEQVRNRPRGIVANATCTTLAMIVAVAPLHREYGLRELVLSSYQAVSDVGQAGVDTLHRQLVKVVGDRGLGSRPGDVRQAVGDDLGPFPAPLALNVVPWAGVPSDGGWSSEEVTLRNDSRKILDLPDLKVTATCVRVPVVTGHSVAVHAVFGTEVDAEGAREVLRNAPGVILVDEPAAGEFPMPIDAVGTDPSWVGRLRRALDDPRALDFFVTGDNLRKGAALNAAQIAELLASELTQR
- a CDS encoding GGDEF domain-containing protein, whose translation is MDHERIIRDGTARLSMASTVAEACQWTVTALAPSTPATISVLLEVHDRLRCIAATGSWQVFSTVPPATGVVGRVHTTGHAAVITDLGADPNRLPVRPDATSEVCVPVPGSTGRPVGVLDLLWSQPADLMAWRDTAERLAERLGARIVALGGPPAETRSEKLLRHAAALAAAGTEQELRHAASTAARDVSTLSTAVLVLPGHHGPQLCAPTTVPDELEARVRATLSAAGPEALARMVDLAHRYGAGYTLGETEQSATDDHAPLARAGVRTLVAVPVNSGGDAGLLLVADARRLRPDPTTVNLLELLAGQAGSALDRLETVARLRERASSDPLTGLRHTGPFGERIAAAAPGRTALLAIDVDGFKTVNDTYGHQAGDRLLVRLARALEGALRQGDELYRTGGDEFVAVIEVNRPDEAVRVAERLTAAARRIGRTISVGVALPHPDEPADHALHRADQALYRVKREGRDGVRLAAA